Proteins encoded together in one Pseudomonas sp. Seg1 window:
- a CDS encoding DUF2599 domain-containing protein: MKMERSDSRVLSRGTSSFALACALPLLCSTLAAQPLLDPQDTLKRINHNYNTLKQECQEPDTGAPRGLYYCSGVTLRMVNDGPFNPWDYSPYAVKIGATSYSWIRKDLSTKILIHPAGLILRTPTDAAALNLPVKEQGFTCIYAFDGGTGPERKWYGCGFFDSREPPRAAQGVMNNRNAALAYGTCAEAGVTTAEQWTQKYTGLMKGPIQYGQCSFNAEKPSDWHAMIRVHESRPTTTNKDPFAYSAQVNEFMLKNATATNDGSENMKYIDAFIYNVNSTQNFATRGDQAPPKPENGLNSARNFQKKLQAQGYSVPILRLDFTKPAEQRFSYVAADQAIDLTAAGGAQPTPAPPAQKYIAEAVWIERYDPGSKRNEWSLKIMPTAQGKAIQASDQEALYKELFALRGADSQWRDNEKSAGSMRGQLSCLIQNYPGKTEWNLEPFRPNVSAQESARAGCNPLPVQAPQYIASADWIKRFDPGTGKDEWSLSVVPTAAGRALPGEQVAALYDQLLALKGADSNWRDNEKSAGSMRQQLNCVLLNYRNKTPWNLEPFRPALSDNETRAAGCNPVPR; the protein is encoded by the coding sequence ATGAAAATGGAGCGCTCAGACTCGCGCGTGCTATCGCGCGGGACTTCATCTTTCGCTTTGGCGTGCGCGCTGCCGTTGCTGTGCAGTACGCTCGCCGCGCAGCCACTGCTTGATCCACAGGACACGCTCAAGCGGATCAATCACAACTACAACACCCTCAAGCAAGAGTGTCAGGAGCCGGATACCGGCGCCCCCCGTGGTCTCTACTATTGCAGTGGTGTGACCTTGCGCATGGTCAATGACGGCCCCTTCAACCCGTGGGACTACAGCCCCTACGCGGTCAAGATCGGCGCAACTTCCTACTCGTGGATTCGCAAGGATCTGAGTACGAAGATTCTCATTCACCCGGCCGGTCTGATCCTGCGAACCCCCACCGATGCGGCGGCGTTGAACCTGCCAGTCAAGGAGCAGGGGTTTACCTGCATCTACGCGTTCGATGGCGGTACCGGGCCGGAACGCAAGTGGTACGGCTGCGGATTCTTCGACAGTCGCGAGCCACCGCGTGCCGCTCAGGGCGTGATGAACAACCGCAATGCCGCGCTGGCCTACGGCACTTGTGCGGAAGCCGGAGTCACCACAGCAGAGCAATGGACACAGAAATACACCGGGCTGATGAAGGGCCCGATCCAGTACGGTCAGTGTTCCTTCAACGCCGAGAAACCCAGCGACTGGCACGCAATGATCCGGGTTCACGAGTCCCGGCCAACCACCACCAACAAAGACCCGTTCGCTTACAGTGCCCAGGTCAACGAGTTCATGTTGAAGAACGCTACCGCGACTAACGACGGCAGCGAAAACATGAAGTACATCGATGCCTTCATCTACAACGTCAACAGCACCCAGAACTTCGCCACCCGTGGCGATCAGGCTCCGCCGAAACCGGAAAACGGCCTGAACAGCGCACGCAACTTCCAGAAGAAACTCCAGGCGCAGGGCTACAGCGTGCCGATCCTGCGGCTGGACTTCACCAAGCCTGCCGAACAACGTTTCAGCTATGTCGCCGCTGACCAGGCAATAGACCTGACGGCGGCTGGCGGCGCGCAGCCGACACCGGCGCCACCGGCGCAGAAATACATCGCCGAGGCAGTCTGGATCGAACGTTACGATCCCGGCAGCAAGAGGAACGAATGGTCACTCAAGATCATGCCCACTGCCCAAGGCAAAGCGATTCAGGCCAGTGATCAGGAGGCCTTGTACAAAGAACTGTTCGCCCTGCGTGGCGCCGATAGCCAGTGGCGTGACAACGAGAAATCGGCGGGCAGCATGCGCGGGCAATTGAGCTGCCTGATCCAGAACTATCCGGGCAAGACCGAATGGAATCTGGAACCGTTCCGCCCCAATGTCAGTGCGCAGGAATCGGCCAGGGCGGGCTGCAATCCACTGCCGGTTCAGGCACCGCAATACATTGCCTCAGCCGACTGGATCAAACGTTTCGACCCCGGCACCGGCAAGGATGAATGGAGCCTTAGCGTGGTGCCCACAGCGGCGGGGCGTGCCTTGCCCGGCGAGCAGGTGGCGGCGTTGTACGACCAACTGCTGGCGCTCAAAGGCGCGGACAGCAACTGGCGGGACAACGAAAAATCCGCCGGCAGCATGCGCCAGCAATTGAATTGCGTCCTGCTCAATTACCGCAACAAAACGCCGTGGAATCTTGAACCTTTCCGGCCGGCGTTATCGGACAACGAGACGCGGGCCGCGGGTTGCAACCCGGTCCCGCGTTGA
- a CDS encoding DUF2599 domain-containing protein gives MKKRLNRIAPLLMFPLLVQATWANAESCDETLRKVESLYNKTVDSCGQDPASDCSGLLVRGTHRADPAKGQKWDVWNPSPKALELGTFAASYMRADGISYEDPGMSTQNGYLITPRDLVRDPETPVHVYCAFPNDAWTDFRNDRGCGDNKNTAPAEAVCQAMKPPILSPNAWVAHFTRYNNNRQQDQLQCGFNMRNPMSSNERVDAFRNFMGARKVINSREFQTQTELRLGNPKTDELPILAFFYSDQRGLNDAMANQRDYKAKTGKERNIIKIDFPKTPVAKASFSCIQTSTPAAPQFCEKYIESSTWVQRPDPKLGPNTWSLSVVPTACGRAIKDDQTDRMFAELYNKHKDDQQWREYSVNGGSLRRQMVCHLAATFDGKPVRNKPEWNLEPARPYVDQATAVAQHCNPY, from the coding sequence ATGAAAAAACGTTTGAACAGGATCGCTCCATTGCTCATGTTCCCGCTGCTGGTGCAGGCGACATGGGCCAATGCCGAGTCATGCGACGAGACGCTGAGGAAGGTCGAATCGTTGTACAACAAAACCGTCGACAGCTGCGGTCAGGATCCCGCCTCGGACTGTTCAGGGCTATTGGTTCGGGGCACGCACCGCGCCGACCCGGCCAAGGGGCAAAAATGGGACGTCTGGAATCCCAGCCCGAAAGCGCTGGAGCTGGGGACTTTTGCCGCTTCGTACATGCGGGCCGACGGCATCAGTTATGAAGACCCCGGCATGAGCACGCAAAATGGCTATCTGATTACCCCCAGAGATCTGGTTCGCGACCCCGAGACCCCGGTGCATGTCTATTGCGCGTTCCCCAACGATGCCTGGACTGACTTTCGCAATGACCGAGGCTGTGGCGACAACAAAAACACTGCTCCGGCAGAAGCGGTCTGCCAGGCCATGAAACCACCGATCCTGAGTCCGAATGCCTGGGTCGCGCACTTCACCCGGTACAACAACAATCGGCAACAGGACCAGTTGCAATGCGGCTTCAACATGCGCAATCCGATGAGTAGCAATGAGCGCGTCGACGCCTTCCGCAACTTCATGGGCGCGCGCAAAGTCATCAACAGCCGCGAGTTTCAGACTCAGACAGAACTGCGTCTGGGCAACCCGAAAACTGACGAGTTGCCGATTCTGGCGTTTTTCTACAGTGATCAGCGTGGCTTGAACGATGCGATGGCCAACCAGCGCGACTACAAGGCCAAGACCGGCAAGGAACGCAACATCATCAAGATCGACTTCCCGAAAACTCCGGTCGCCAAGGCCTCTTTCTCATGCATCCAGACCTCGACGCCAGCGGCGCCACAGTTCTGCGAGAAGTACATCGAGTCGAGCACCTGGGTACAACGGCCTGATCCGAAACTGGGGCCGAACACCTGGTCGCTATCCGTGGTGCCGACTGCTTGCGGTCGTGCAATCAAGGACGATCAGACCGACCGGATGTTTGCCGAGCTGTACAACAAGCACAAAGACGATCAGCAGTGGCGGGAGTACAGCGTCAATGGCGGGTCACTGCGGCGGCAGATGGTCTGTCATCTGGCGGCGACTTTCGACGGCAAACCTGTGAGGAACAAGCCTGAGTGGAACCTTGAACCGGCACGGCCTTACGTCGATCAGGCCACGGCGGTAGCGCAGCACTGCAATCCGTACTGA
- a CDS encoding ABC transporter ATP-binding protein, protein MLQFENVSTFYGKIQALHNVNVEVRQGEIVTLIGANGAGKSTLLMTLCGSPQAHSGSIRYMGEELVGQDSSQIMRKSIAVVPEGRRVFARLTVEENLSMGGFFTDKGDYQEQMDKVLGLFPRLKERFNQRGGTMSGGEQQMLAIGRALMSKPKLLLLDEPSLGLAPIIIQQIFDIIEQLRKDGVTVFLVEQNANQALKIADRAYVLENGRVVMQGTGEALLTDPKVREAYLGG, encoded by the coding sequence ATGCTGCAGTTCGAAAACGTTTCCACCTTCTACGGCAAGATCCAGGCCCTGCACAACGTCAACGTCGAAGTCCGTCAGGGCGAGATCGTTACGCTGATCGGCGCCAACGGTGCCGGCAAGTCCACGTTGCTGATGACGCTCTGCGGTTCGCCGCAGGCGCACAGCGGCAGCATCCGCTACATGGGTGAGGAACTGGTCGGCCAAGACTCGTCGCAGATCATGCGCAAGAGCATCGCTGTGGTGCCGGAAGGTCGTCGGGTGTTCGCCCGTCTGACCGTTGAAGAAAACCTCTCGATGGGCGGTTTCTTCACCGACAAGGGCGACTATCAGGAGCAAATGGACAAGGTTCTCGGCCTGTTCCCGCGCTTGAAAGAACGCTTCAACCAGCGCGGCGGCACCATGTCCGGCGGCGAACAGCAGATGCTCGCCATCGGCCGTGCACTGATGAGCAAGCCGAAACTGCTGCTGCTCGACGAGCCGTCACTGGGTCTGGCGCCGATCATCATCCAGCAGATCTTCGACATCATCGAACAGCTGCGCAAGGACGGTGTGACGGTGTTCCTGGTCGAGCAGAACGCCAACCAGGCGCTGAAAATCGCCGACCGTGCGTACGTTCTGGAGAACGGCCGCGTGGTCATGCAAGGCACTGGTGAAGCGCTGTTGACCGACCCGAAAGTACGCGAGGCATACCTCGGCGGTTGA